From the genome of Papaver somniferum cultivar HN1 chromosome 2, ASM357369v1, whole genome shotgun sequence, one region includes:
- the LOC113348032 gene encoding chaperonin 60 subunit beta 3, chloroplastic-like, with amino-acid sequence MQITGSKWLQLCSVDATCSRATTQISTMSFGGKRQNVVLRRRCLPKIREAKEMYFNKDGSAIKRLQAGVNQLADLIGVTLGPKGRNVILSDCTSN; translated from the exons ATGCAGATTACTGGAAGTAAATGGCTTCAACTTTGTTCAGTGGATGCTACTTGTAGCCGTGCCACCACACAGATATCTACGATGTCGTTTGGCGGAAAGAGACAGAATGTGGTCTTGCGAAGAAGATGTTTACCAAAGATTAGGGAAGCCAAAGAGATGTACTTTAACAAGGACGGGTCAGCCATTAAGAGGCTGCAA GCTGGTGTTAACCAGCTTGCAGATCTTATTGGAGTTACTCTTGGTCCCAAGGGTAGGAATGTTATTTTGTCGGATTGTACAAGTAACTGA